One stretch of Tepiditoga spiralis DNA includes these proteins:
- the serS gene encoding serine--tRNA ligase, translating to MLDIKYVRNNYEEIKDILIKRNADTKLLDELIPLDEKRRNLLKKVEVLRAERNNNSKKVSKLKKEGKNEEANKIIVNGKKIGEDIKKIEEEMKEIDEKYMQKLLYIPNIFEKDTPIGKDDNDNIELRKWGEPRKFKFEPKPHWDLGTNLNLIDFDRAAKLSGSRFAVLKGQIAKLERALINFMLNLHTIEHGYTEVLPPFMVTRETITATGQLPKFEEDLYNTKPDDMFLIPTAEVTLVGLRRNEVIENKDLPAKYVAYTPCFRREAGSYGRDVRGIIRQHQFDKVELVWHTKPETSEQDLETLTSQAEKVLQLLKLPYRVVRLCSGDLGFSAMKTYDIEVWLPSYNSYKEISSCSTTGDFQARRANIKFRDKDNKLKYVHTLNGSGLAVGRTLVAIMENYQLEDGRIEVPEVLRPFMGMDVIG from the coding sequence ATGTTAGATATAAAATATGTTAGAAATAATTATGAAGAAATAAAAGATATTTTAATAAAAAGAAATGCTGATACTAAATTATTGGATGAATTAATACCTTTAGATGAAAAAAGAAGAAACTTATTGAAAAAAGTAGAAGTCTTAAGGGCTGAAAGAAATAACAACTCAAAGAAGGTTTCAAAATTAAAAAAAGAAGGAAAAAATGAAGAAGCAAATAAAATAATAGTAAATGGGAAAAAAATAGGAGAAGACATAAAAAAAATAGAAGAAGAAATGAAAGAAATAGATGAAAAGTATATGCAAAAATTATTATACATACCAAATATTTTCGAAAAAGATACACCAATTGGTAAAGATGATAATGATAATATAGAGCTTAGAAAGTGGGGAGAACCCAGAAAATTTAAGTTTGAACCAAAACCTCATTGGGATCTTGGCACAAACTTAAATTTAATAGATTTTGATAGAGCCGCTAAATTAAGTGGATCAAGATTTGCTGTTTTAAAAGGACAAATAGCAAAACTTGAAAGAGCATTGATAAACTTCATGTTGAACTTACACACAATTGAACACGGATATACAGAAGTACTTCCACCATTTATGGTTACAAGAGAAACAATAACTGCAACGGGTCAATTGCCAAAATTTGAAGAAGATTTATACAATACAAAACCGGATGATATGTTTTTAATACCAACAGCTGAAGTAACACTTGTTGGACTCAGAAGAAATGAAGTAATTGAAAATAAAGACTTACCTGCAAAATATGTAGCTTACACTCCTTGCTTTAGAAGAGAAGCTGGAAGTTACGGAAGAGATGTTAGAGGAATAATAAGACAACATCAATTTGATAAAGTTGAACTTGTATGGCATACAAAACCAGAAACATCTGAACAAGATTTAGAAACTTTAACTTCACAAGCTGAAAAGGTATTACAATTATTAAAATTACCTTATAGAGTAGTTAGATTGTGTAGTGGCGACTTAGGATTTTCTGCAATGAAAACATACGATATAGAAGTTTGGCTTCCAAGTTATAATTCATACAAAGAAATATCTTCTTGTTCAACAACAGGAGACTTTCAAGCGAGAAGAGCTAATATAAAGTTTAGAGACAAAGATAATAAATTAAAATATGTTCATACATTAAATGGCTCTGGTTTAGCAGTTGGAAGAACTCTTGTTGCAATAATGGAAAATTATCAACTTGAAGATGGTAGAATAGAAGTTCCAGAAGTATTAAGACCATTTATGGGAATGGATGTTATAGGCTGA
- a CDS encoding 16S rRNA (uracil(1498)-N(3))-methyltransferase, with the protein MPNAFYGKLKNNSIYLDKNETSHLKIVRKNIGDTIDVFTGDGNIYNCIIESIKKKESILSIINTIKFKKEFNPNINLYVGMSKWEKMREIIEKAVELRVNSINIFKGKKSQLSYKNIEKFKKIIIEACKQSYLPLFPNLNFIEFQEIPIIDSIVFDFNNTYDFKSEIKKINKSINLIFGPDMGFSNEEKQFFSEKNFKITNLGNTVFRIETAVTYVLSTINYEFNRLNPIK; encoded by the coding sequence ATGCCAAATGCTTTTTATGGAAAATTAAAGAACAATAGTATTTATTTAGATAAAAATGAAACTTCTCATTTAAAGATCGTAAGAAAAAACATTGGAGATACAATAGATGTTTTTACTGGAGACGGAAATATTTATAATTGTATTATTGAAAGTATTAAAAAAAAGGAAAGTATCTTAAGTATAATAAATACTATAAAATTTAAGAAAGAATTTAATCCTAATATAAATTTATATGTTGGAATGAGTAAATGGGAAAAAATGCGTGAAATTATAGAAAAAGCTGTAGAATTAAGAGTAAATTCAATAAATATTTTTAAAGGTAAAAAATCTCAATTGAGCTATAAAAATATTGAAAAATTTAAAAAAATAATAATAGAAGCTTGTAAACAGAGTTACTTACCACTTTTTCCAAACTTAAATTTTATTGAATTTCAAGAAATTCCAATAATCGACTCTATTGTATTTGATTTTAATAATACTTATGACTTTAAAAGTGAAATAAAAAAAATTAATAAAAGTATTAATCTTATATTTGGACCAGATATGGGATTTTCAAATGAAGAAAAACAGTTTTTTTCTGAAAAAAACTTTAAAATAACAAATCTTGGAAATACTGTTTTTAGAATAGAAACAGCAGTTACTTATGTTTTAAGTACTATAAACTATGAATTTAATAGATTAAACCCAATAAAATGA